AGAAAAATATGGAGCTCGTGAAAACGAAATGATCCTTGCACGCATAACGGGGACCGGGTCCTATGCCCCGAAGAAGATCATGACGAACCATGATCTGGAGAAACTGGTCGACACCAGCGACGCATGGATTCTCGAGCGCACGGGCATCCGGGAGCGAAGGATCGCGGAACAGGGGCAGACGACCTCCGACCTGGCCTACGAGGCCAGCAAGCGGGCATTGAAAGCCGCCGGGGTCGGTGCGGACGAGCTGGACCTCATTCTCGTGGCGACGATGACCCCGGACACGATCCTGCCGAGCATGGGTTGCGTGCTCCAGGAAAAGCTCGGGGCGCGAAAGGCCGCCGCGTTCGACATTTCTGCTGCATGCTCGGGCTTTATCTACGGGATGTCGATTGCGAACGCGTTCATCAAGGCAGACACCTACAAGAACATCCTCCTTGTCGGCGCCGAGATCCTGTCGCGGTTCACGGACTGGGAAGACCGTTCGACGTGCATTCTCTTCGGAGATGGTGCGGGCGCAGCGGTGATCCAGCGGCATTCGG
The nucleotide sequence above comes from Nitrospirota bacterium. Encoded proteins:
- a CDS encoding beta-ketoacyl-ACP synthase III, whose product is MILARITGTGSYAPKKIMTNHDLEKLVDTSDAWILERTGIRERRIAEQGQTTSDLAYEASKRALKAAGVGADELDLILVATMTPDTILPSMGCVLQEKLGARKAAAFDISAACSGFIYGMSIANAFIKADTYKNILLVGAEILSRFTDWEDRSTCILFGDGAGAAVIQRHSGKRGILSTHLHSDGGLGDLIHVPAGGAQHPASHDTIRKRMHFIKMKGNETFKAAVRSLEGVVQETLKHNKVKPEEIDFLVPHQANLRIIQAMAQRLAMPMEKVVLTLPKYGNTSAASIPMALDEAVRDGRIRENQLLLFEAFGGGLTWASALVRW